A single window of Nocardioides kongjuensis DNA harbors:
- a CDS encoding glycosyltransferase, with protein MSPSPASDRTVVVVPMYNEAAMVGAVVTALREVFPHVVCVDDGSRDASSSVARHAGATVLRHPVNLGQGAALQTGFDFVMRHTDATHVVTFDADGQYLVADAVTMVDLADATGVDIVLGSRNLGRTEGQPLARRMLMAAALRFSRTLTGIRLTDTHNGLRVLNRRAVAAMNLRQRGMAHASEIESRIVSASLSWREHPVTMCYSDYSRSKGQSNLNALNILYDLATDRLGAPA; from the coding sequence GTGAGCCCGTCCCCCGCCAGCGACCGCACCGTCGTCGTCGTGCCGATGTACAACGAGGCCGCGATGGTGGGCGCGGTGGTCACCGCGCTCCGCGAGGTGTTCCCCCACGTCGTGTGCGTGGACGACGGCTCGCGAGACGCCTCGTCGAGCGTCGCCCGCCACGCCGGCGCGACCGTCCTTCGCCACCCGGTCAACCTCGGGCAGGGTGCGGCGCTGCAGACGGGCTTCGACTTCGTGATGCGCCACACGGACGCCACCCACGTCGTCACGTTCGACGCCGACGGTCAGTACCTCGTGGCCGACGCCGTTACGATGGTCGACCTCGCCGACGCGACCGGGGTGGACATCGTCCTGGGCTCCCGCAACCTGGGACGGACCGAGGGACAGCCACTCGCACGTCGGATGCTCATGGCAGCCGCGCTCCGGTTCTCGCGAACGCTGACGGGCATCAGGCTGACGGACACCCACAACGGCCTGCGGGTCCTCAACCGCCGTGCGGTCGCAGCGATGAACCTGCGCCAGCGCGGCATGGCCCACGCCTCCGAGATCGAGTCCCGGATCGTCAGCGCCTCGCTCTCCTGGCGCGAGCACCCGGTCACGATGTGCTACTCGGACTACTCACGCAGCAAGGGTCAGTCGAACCTCAACGCGCTGAACATCCTCTACGACCTCGCCACCGACCGGCTCGGAGCACCCGCGTGA
- a CDS encoding DUF2304 family protein, translating to MIIRVFLLASIVLAVVWLLRTRPSGSRLAIMRIAGFLVAAGAAASVIAPGLVTDAAHVVGVREGPNLILYVLVVVFVFTTIVQSLRMREMERRIAQIARAQALSEVAAPATVDVES from the coding sequence GTGATCATCCGGGTCTTCCTGCTGGCCAGCATCGTGCTGGCCGTCGTGTGGCTGCTGCGGACCCGCCCGTCGGGCAGCCGGTTGGCGATCATGCGCATCGCCGGGTTCCTCGTCGCCGCCGGGGCGGCAGCGAGCGTCATCGCCCCGGGGCTCGTCACCGATGCTGCACACGTCGTCGGCGTGCGCGAGGGACCCAACCTGATCCTCTACGTGCTCGTCGTGGTCTTCGTGTTCACCACGATCGTCCAGAGCCTGCGGATGCGCGAGATGGAGCGTCGCATCGCTCAGATCGCACGCGCACAGGCGCTCTCGGAGGTCGCGGCACCTGCCACGGTGGACGTGGAGAGCTGA
- the trpD gene encoding anthranilate phosphoribosyltransferase, with protein MATWPDVLGALVAGEDLTPAQSAWAMGQILAGEATPAQIAGFVVALRAKGESIDELTGLVDAMYEVMTPISVPGRLLDVVGTGGDRSFSVNISTMSAIVAAGAGARVVKHGNRSASSQAGTADVLEALGVRLDLPVARVAEVVDEAGITFCFAAAFHPAMRHAAVPRRELGIGTAFNALGPLSNPTRPGAQAIGCADVRLAPVMAGVFARRGVDAWVFRGDDGLDELTTTTTSRLWQVHGGEVAEVTVDPTAFGIARASAEDLRGGDAQHNAGVVRELLDGKTGPVRDAVLLNAGAALAVYDAPGAPYDEVLAAGIARAGEAIDSGAARGTLDRWVAAAGR; from the coding sequence GTGGCGACCTGGCCCGACGTCCTCGGCGCCCTCGTGGCCGGGGAGGACCTGACGCCTGCCCAGTCCGCGTGGGCGATGGGGCAGATCCTCGCCGGTGAGGCGACCCCCGCGCAGATCGCCGGCTTCGTGGTCGCACTGCGGGCCAAGGGGGAGTCGATCGACGAGCTCACCGGTCTCGTCGACGCGATGTACGAGGTGATGACCCCGATCTCCGTCCCCGGGCGGCTGCTCGACGTGGTCGGCACCGGCGGTGACCGCTCCTTCTCGGTCAACATCTCGACCATGTCCGCGATCGTCGCTGCCGGTGCCGGCGCGCGCGTGGTCAAGCACGGCAACCGGTCGGCGTCCTCGCAGGCCGGCACGGCCGACGTCCTCGAGGCCCTCGGTGTCCGGCTCGACCTGCCGGTCGCCCGGGTCGCCGAGGTCGTCGACGAGGCGGGGATCACGTTCTGCTTCGCCGCCGCCTTCCACCCGGCGATGCGGCACGCCGCGGTCCCGCGCAGGGAGCTCGGCATCGGCACGGCGTTCAACGCGCTCGGCCCGCTGTCCAACCCGACCCGACCGGGCGCCCAGGCGATCGGGTGTGCCGACGTGAGGCTGGCCCCGGTCATGGCCGGTGTGTTCGCGCGCCGCGGTGTCGACGCGTGGGTGTTCCGCGGTGACGACGGGCTCGACGAGCTCACCACGACGACCACCTCGCGGCTGTGGCAGGTCCACGGCGGCGAGGTCGCCGAGGTCACCGTCGACCCGACGGCCTTCGGGATCGCACGCGCGAGCGCCGAGGACCTGCGCGGTGGTGACGCCCAGCACAACGCGGGCGTGGTGCGTGAGCTGCTCGACGGCAAGACCGGTCCGGTGCGCGACGCGGTGCTGCTCAACGCGGGTGCCGCTCTGGCCGTCTACGACGCCCCCGGTGCGCCGTACGACGAGGTGCTGGCGGCGGGCATCGCTCGCGCCGGTGAGGCGATCGACTCCGGCGCCGCGCGCGGCACGCTCGACCGCTGGGTCGCGGCAGCCGGTCGCTGA
- a CDS encoding cytochrome b, with protein sequence MSKVATTNGTTPATTKGGKAAGAIANWADERLGLGTAMKKNIRKVFPDHWSFMLGEIALWSFVVLLLTGVFLTLWFDPSMTEVQYDGAYDPLRGQHVSSAFASTMHISFDVRGGVLMRQMHHWAAMIFIASMMIHMMRVYFTGAFRKPRELNWVIGCLLLLLGTIEGFTGYSLPDDLLSGTGVRAADGFMKASPVVGSYMSFFLFGGEFPGDSIIPRFYAMHILLIPGILLALVAAHMLLLVYHKHTQWPGPGRTEQNVVGYPMLPVYAAKAGGFFFIVFGVITLLGGLFSLNPVWKFGPYDPSKVTAGSQPDWYMGWPDGLLRIIPAWETHIWGITLSWNVMLPILVMPPLMLMILMALPFLEAWITGDKREHHLLQRPRNAPTRTAIMVALMTFYGLSWAAGGNDIIAIKMHLSINEITYFMRAAVFLGPVIAFIITRRWCISLQRHDEGKLLHGYETGVLVRSPEGAYAEKHLPLPVGKAYTLTARDDDPTPETVEEIDASGATGRSARLRKLRAKLATVFFADNVQKPTAEEIHEAQHHAEHELHELESQIAAGPNRHGPAEH encoded by the coding sequence ATGAGCAAGGTCGCCACGACCAACGGCACGACGCCCGCCACCACCAAGGGTGGCAAGGCTGCCGGCGCCATCGCCAACTGGGCCGACGAGCGCCTGGGCCTCGGCACGGCGATGAAGAAGAACATCCGCAAGGTCTTTCCGGACCACTGGTCGTTCATGCTGGGCGAGATCGCCCTGTGGAGCTTCGTCGTCCTGCTGCTGACCGGTGTCTTCCTGACGCTGTGGTTCGACCCGAGCATGACCGAGGTCCAGTACGACGGCGCCTACGACCCGCTGCGCGGCCAGCACGTGTCGTCGGCCTTCGCCTCGACGATGCACATCTCGTTCGACGTGCGTGGCGGCGTGCTCATGCGGCAGATGCACCACTGGGCCGCCATGATCTTCATCGCCTCGATGATGATCCACATGATGCGCGTCTACTTCACGGGCGCCTTCCGCAAGCCGCGCGAGCTCAACTGGGTCATCGGCTGCCTGCTGCTGCTGCTCGGCACGATCGAGGGCTTCACCGGCTACTCGCTCCCCGACGACCTGCTCTCCGGCACCGGCGTCCGGGCCGCGGACGGCTTCATGAAGGCCTCCCCCGTGGTCGGCTCCTACATGTCGTTCTTCCTGTTCGGCGGCGAGTTCCCGGGTGACTCGATCATCCCGCGCTTCTACGCCATGCACATCCTGCTCATCCCCGGCATCCTGCTGGCCCTGGTCGCGGCGCACATGCTGCTGCTCGTCTACCACAAGCACACGCAGTGGCCCGGGCCCGGCCGGACCGAGCAGAACGTCGTCGGCTACCCGATGCTCCCCGTCTACGCGGCCAAGGCCGGTGGCTTCTTCTTCATCGTGTTCGGCGTGATCACCCTGCTGGGTGGCCTGTTCTCGCTCAACCCGGTCTGGAAGTTCGGCCCCTACGACCCGTCGAAGGTGACCGCGGGCTCGCAGCCCGACTGGTACATGGGCTGGCCCGACGGACTGCTGCGCATCATCCCGGCCTGGGAGACGCACATCTGGGGCATCACCCTGTCCTGGAACGTGATGCTCCCGATCCTCGTGATGCCGCCGCTCATGCTGATGATCCTCATGGCGCTGCCGTTCCTGGAGGCCTGGATCACCGGCGACAAGCGGGAGCACCACCTGCTCCAGCGTCCGCGCAACGCTCCGACCCGCACCGCGATCATGGTCGCGCTGATGACCTTCTACGGCCTGTCCTGGGCCGCAGGCGGCAACGACATCATCGCGATCAAGATGCACCTGAGCATCAACGAGATCACGTACTTCATGCGGGCCGCGGTGTTCCTCGGACCGGTCATCGCCTTCATCATCACGCGCCGCTGGTGCATCTCGCTCCAGCGTCACGACGAGGGCAAGCTGCTCCACGGCTACGAGACCGGTGTCCTGGTCCGCTCCCCCGAGGGCGCGTACGCCGAGAAGCACCTGCCCCTCCCCGTGGGCAAGGCCTACACGCTCACGGCCCGCGACGACGACCCGACGCCGGAGACCGTCGAGGAGATCGACGCCTCGGGTGCCACCGGTCGCAGCGCACGCCTGCGCAAGCTGCGGGCCAAGCTGGCCACAGTGTTCTTCGCGGACAACGTCCAAAAGCCCACGGCCGAGGAGATCCACGAGGCGCAGCACCACGCGGAGCACGAGCTCCACGAGCTCGAGTCGCAGATCGCCGCCGGCCCCAACCGGCACGGTCCGGCAGAGCACTGA
- a CDS encoding c-type cytochrome codes for MRLLNRSAGRLSRHRRGPIAGLLVLVCGLLLTGGLYAALAPAQADTSQDEAALVKEGRELFLVGCAFCHGQNGEGVLTQGGSQYGPALTDVGAAAVDFQVGTGRMPMAQPGVQAPRKEVVYTKEETAALAAYVASLGTGPAVPDKELYSTEGMSQKEIEALVVRGGQIFLANCTACHNFEGSGGAMPRGGFAPKIRGVDSKHIYEAMLTGPQSMDTFSDGNIPPEDKKAVIAYLNELDKAPSYSGFTLGGLGPVSEGIIAWIVGIGVLVGFAVWIAAHTTRSSKKKDEAAA; via the coding sequence GTGCGCCTTCTGAACCGTTCCGCCGGTCGACTCTCGCGGCACCGCCGCGGTCCGATCGCCGGACTCCTGGTGCTCGTCTGCGGCCTCCTGCTGACAGGTGGCCTCTACGCAGCGCTCGCGCCGGCCCAGGCCGACACCAGCCAGGACGAGGCGGCACTGGTCAAGGAGGGGCGTGAGCTCTTCCTGGTCGGCTGCGCCTTCTGCCACGGCCAGAACGGCGAGGGCGTCCTCACCCAGGGCGGCTCGCAGTACGGTCCAGCCCTGACCGACGTGGGCGCCGCGGCCGTCGACTTCCAGGTCGGCACCGGCCGCATGCCGATGGCCCAGCCCGGCGTCCAGGCGCCCCGCAAGGAGGTCGTCTACACCAAGGAGGAGACGGCTGCCCTCGCGGCGTACGTCGCCTCGCTCGGCACCGGCCCCGCCGTCCCCGACAAGGAGCTCTACTCCACCGAGGGCATGAGCCAGAAGGAGATCGAGGCGCTCGTCGTCCGCGGCGGCCAGATCTTCCTCGCCAACTGCACGGCGTGCCACAACTTCGAGGGCTCCGGCGGCGCCATGCCGCGCGGCGGCTTCGCGCCCAAGATCCGTGGCGTCGACTCGAAGCACATCTACGAGGCGATGCTGACCGGCCCCCAGTCGATGGACACCTTCTCCGACGGCAACATCCCGCCCGAGGACAAGAAGGCCGTCATCGCCTACCTCAACGAGCTGGACAAGGCCCCGAGCTACAGCGGCTTCACGCTGGGCGGCCTGGGTCCGGTGAGTGAGGGAATCATCGCGTGGATCGTTGGCATCGGCGTCCTGGTCGGCTTCGCCGTCTGGATCGCGGCCCACACCACCCGCTCGAGCAAGAAGAAGGACGAGGCGGCAGCGTGA
- a CDS encoding NlpC/P60 family protein: MLNGRTRTTAALAALAVTGAITLSISGSPAQAEPDIETVKARVDRLFHESEQAAERYNDAELELAELDSDLSSLESDQSRQGDALAGVRSDVRDSLIQQYQSGDLGATGELLSSDTQGFLDELSTMSTVEGIQDSLLADYGDELEAYDIRKDQTEKRRSDIKELKATLAEEKKTADAKLAEAKGLLSKLEDEQRAEFLSRNAGRPIDPSTIPASGRAAAAIKYALAQVGDAYVWGAAGPNAFDCSGLTMMAYAQANVSLPHSSRAQYGSGTHVAKSDLQPGDLVFYYSPISHVAIYLGNGLIVHAANPGAGVKVSDLDEMPYAGAVRPG, encoded by the coding sequence GTGCTGAACGGCCGGACACGTACCACCGCTGCGCTCGCGGCACTCGCCGTCACCGGAGCGATCACGCTGTCGATCAGCGGCAGCCCCGCGCAGGCCGAGCCCGACATCGAGACCGTCAAGGCCCGGGTCGACCGGCTCTTCCACGAGTCCGAGCAGGCCGCCGAGCGCTACAACGACGCCGAGCTCGAGCTCGCCGAGCTCGACAGCGACCTGTCCTCCCTCGAGTCGGACCAGTCCCGTCAGGGCGACGCTCTCGCCGGTGTCCGCTCCGACGTGCGCGACTCGCTGATCCAGCAGTACCAGTCCGGCGACCTCGGTGCGACCGGCGAGCTCCTGTCCTCCGACACCCAGGGCTTCCTCGACGAGCTCTCCACCATGTCGACGGTGGAGGGGATCCAGGACTCGCTCCTCGCCGACTACGGCGACGAGCTCGAGGCCTACGACATCCGCAAGGACCAGACCGAGAAGCGCCGCTCCGACATCAAGGAGCTCAAGGCGACGCTGGCGGAGGAGAAGAAGACCGCCGACGCCAAGCTCGCCGAGGCCAAGGGCCTGCTCTCGAAGCTCGAGGACGAGCAGCGCGCCGAGTTCCTCTCGCGCAACGCCGGTCGCCCGATCGACCCGTCCACCATCCCGGCCTCGGGCCGCGCCGCCGCGGCGATCAAGTACGCCCTCGCCCAGGTCGGCGACGCCTACGTCTGGGGTGCCGCCGGTCCCAACGCGTTCGACTGCTCGGGCCTGACGATGATGGCCTACGCCCAGGCCAACGTCAGCCTGCCGCACTCCTCGCGCGCCCAGTACGGCAGCGGCACGCACGTCGCCAAGAGCGACCTGCAGCCGGGCGACCTCGTCTTCTACTACAGCCCGATCAGCCACGTCGCGATCTACCTCGGCAACGGCCTGATCGTGCACGCGGCCAACCCGGGCGCCGGCGTCAAGGTCTCCGACCTCGACGAGATGCCCTACGCCGGAGCGGTCCGGCCTGGGTGA
- a CDS encoding cytochrome c oxidase assembly protein — protein sequence MGLVVSAGGAGVEDLPPFDAGALLSQWGIAPLPLIITAWATGLYVVGVLTLRRRGDSWPVGRSIAWGVGMLAFYLATSSGLAAYDTVLVSVHMVQHMVLSMVVPLSLALGAPVTLALRTLPRRPRGWLLTLLHSRLAKVLGFPPLTFGLYVISPWALYFSGWYEASLRSTYVHEMMHVHLVVVGALFFWPIVGVDPLPGRVAHPFRVLLTVMTLPFHAFLGVTIMGQKTLLGGDWYPSLHDGPLGAWLPDPYDDQKLAGGILWGAGDLVGLVFFVVLFAQWVRSSMKEAEREDRRLDRLERQGQRAASEVTPADPAPSE from the coding sequence GTGGGACTGGTGGTGTCCGCGGGCGGTGCGGGGGTCGAGGACCTGCCGCCGTTCGACGCCGGGGCGTTGCTCTCCCAGTGGGGCATCGCGCCGCTGCCGCTGATCATCACCGCGTGGGCCACGGGCCTGTACGTCGTGGGGGTGCTGACCCTGCGCCGGCGCGGGGACAGCTGGCCGGTCGGTCGCTCGATCGCCTGGGGCGTCGGCATGCTCGCGTTCTACCTCGCCACGTCGTCCGGACTGGCGGCGTACGACACCGTCCTGGTCAGCGTCCACATGGTCCAGCACATGGTGCTGTCGATGGTGGTGCCGCTCTCGCTGGCGCTCGGCGCGCCGGTGACGCTCGCCCTGCGCACACTGCCGCGCCGGCCGCGGGGCTGGCTGCTCACGCTGCTGCACTCCCGGCTGGCCAAGGTGCTCGGCTTCCCGCCGCTGACCTTCGGCCTCTACGTCATCTCGCCGTGGGCGCTGTACTTCTCGGGTTGGTACGAGGCGTCGCTGCGCTCGACCTACGTCCACGAGATGATGCACGTGCACCTGGTCGTCGTGGGTGCGCTCTTCTTCTGGCCGATCGTCGGGGTCGACCCGCTGCCCGGCCGCGTGGCGCACCCGTTCCGCGTGCTGCTGACGGTGATGACGCTGCCCTTCCACGCCTTCCTCGGTGTCACGATCATGGGACAGAAGACGCTGCTGGGCGGCGACTGGTACCCGTCGCTGCACGACGGGCCGCTCGGCGCGTGGCTCCCGGACCCGTACGACGACCAGAAGCTCGCCGGCGGCATCCTGTGGGGTGCAGGCGACCTCGTCGGCCTGGTCTTCTTCGTGGTGCTGTTCGCGCAGTGGGTGCGCTCGTCGATGAAGGAGGCGGAGCGGGAGGACCGGCGGCTCGACCGCCTCGAGCGGCAGGGGCAACGCGCCGCGAGCGAGGTCACCCCCGCGGACCCGGCGCCGTCCGAGTAG
- a CDS encoding Lrp/AsnC family transcriptional regulator, with amino-acid sequence MITAIVFVQAETARIPEVAEAIAALEGVSEVYSVTGQIDLIALVRVSSHDDIAAVVADRLNKVEGVVDTETHIAYRAYSRHDLEAAFSLGLD; translated from the coding sequence ATGATCACCGCCATCGTCTTCGTCCAGGCCGAGACCGCGCGGATCCCGGAGGTCGCCGAGGCGATCGCGGCGCTCGAGGGCGTGAGCGAGGTCTACTCCGTGACCGGCCAGATCGACCTGATCGCGCTGGTCCGGGTCAGCTCCCACGACGACATCGCAGCGGTGGTCGCCGACCGGCTCAACAAGGTCGAGGGCGTCGTGGACACCGAGACCCACATCGCCTACCGCGCCTACTCCCGCCACGACCTCGAGGCGGCGTTCTCGCTCGGTCTCGACTGA
- a CDS encoding Rieske 2Fe-2S domain-containing protein, with protein MTDAHDTHSDPSGGELAIPIADPGLPEHQWRPTDVDPAKEKRAERQVATLFGLSALATIGFLVSYFTLDVGDDWTLIGNKGASTIALGVCLGLALLFIGVGIIHWARKLMADHEMVELRHPAKSADEDREVAVQALNDGIAESGIGRRPLIRNSLLGAVGLLGLPAVVLLRDLGPLPGDKLYHTIWGSGTKEKPMRIVRDGIWTPILASDLEIGDLVNCQPDALHNPERYDMDPTEVEGVNAQVIKSKASLVLLRMNPGDIKPGKDAQGKSRENWSVNGIVAYSKICTHVGCPISLNERTTHHLLCPCHQSTFDLADSGKVVFGPAGRPLPQLPIAVDDEGYLVAQRDFDEPVGPSFWERDYYDRW; from the coding sequence GTGACCGACGCACACGACACCCACTCCGACCCGAGCGGGGGCGAGCTCGCGATTCCGATCGCGGACCCGGGCCTGCCGGAGCACCAGTGGCGGCCGACGGACGTCGACCCCGCCAAGGAGAAGCGCGCCGAGCGCCAGGTGGCCACGCTGTTCGGCCTCTCCGCGCTCGCGACGATCGGCTTCCTGGTCTCGTACTTCACCCTCGACGTGGGTGACGACTGGACCCTGATCGGCAACAAGGGCGCCTCGACGATCGCCCTGGGCGTCTGCCTGGGCCTCGCGCTGCTGTTCATCGGCGTCGGCATCATCCACTGGGCCCGCAAGCTCATGGCCGACCACGAGATGGTCGAGCTGCGTCACCCGGCGAAGTCCGCCGACGAGGACCGCGAGGTCGCCGTCCAGGCGCTCAACGACGGCATCGCGGAGTCGGGCATCGGCCGCCGGCCGCTGATCCGCAACTCCCTGCTCGGTGCGGTCGGCCTGCTCGGCCTCCCGGCCGTCGTGCTGCTGCGCGACCTGGGTCCCCTGCCGGGCGACAAGCTGTACCACACGATCTGGGGCAGCGGGACCAAGGAGAAGCCGATGCGCATCGTGCGCGACGGCATCTGGACCCCGATCCTGGCCTCGGACCTGGAGATCGGCGACCTGGTCAACTGCCAGCCCGACGCCCTCCACAACCCGGAGCGCTACGACATGGACCCGACCGAGGTCGAGGGCGTGAACGCCCAGGTCATCAAGTCCAAGGCGTCGCTGGTCCTGCTGCGGATGAACCCGGGCGACATCAAGCCGGGCAAGGACGCCCAGGGCAAGAGCCGGGAGAACTGGAGCGTCAACGGCATCGTTGCCTACTCCAAGATCTGCACCCACGTCGGCTGCCCGATCTCGCTGAACGAGCGGACGACCCACCACCTGCTGTGCCCCTGCCACCAGTCCACCTTCGACCTCGCCGACTCCGGCAAGGTGGTGTTCGGCCCCGCCGGCCGTCCGCTGCCGCAGCTGCCGATCGCCGTCGACGACGAGGGCTACCTGGTCGCGCAGAGGGACTTCGACGAGCCCGTCGGCCCGAGCTTCTGGGAGCGTGACTACTATGACCGTTGGTGA
- a CDS encoding cytochrome c oxidase subunit 3, giving the protein MAPVAISASATLPASRLHGQHDRPSMVAVGTIIWLSSELMFFAALFASYFTIRSVSPEMWSENTQLLNVPFASINTTILVLSSFTCQLGVFAAERGQVSRAGSLLQVGKWGLREWFILTYVMGAIFVGGQALEYAELVHEGVTIPHDAYGTMFYLTTGFHGIHVTGGLIAFLFVLGRTYVARRFTHEQAVSAIVVSYYWHFVDVVWIGLFATIYLIK; this is encoded by the coding sequence ATGGCGCCCGTGGCGATCTCAGCTTCGGCAACTCTCCCGGCCTCGCGCCTGCACGGCCAGCACGACCGACCCAGCATGGTCGCGGTCGGCACGATCATCTGGCTGTCCAGCGAGCTCATGTTCTTCGCGGCGCTCTTCGCGTCGTACTTCACGATCCGCTCGGTCTCGCCCGAGATGTGGTCGGAGAACACGCAGCTGCTGAACGTGCCGTTCGCGTCGATCAACACCACGATCCTCGTGCTGTCGTCGTTCACCTGCCAGCTGGGTGTCTTCGCGGCCGAGCGCGGCCAGGTCTCGCGCGCCGGCTCGCTGCTCCAGGTCGGCAAGTGGGGCCTGCGCGAGTGGTTCATCCTGACCTACGTCATGGGCGCCATCTTCGTCGGCGGCCAGGCGCTCGAGTACGCCGAGCTCGTCCACGAGGGCGTCACGATCCCCCACGACGCCTACGGCACGATGTTCTACCTGACCACCGGCTTCCACGGCATCCACGTGACCGGCGGTCTCATCGCCTTCCTCTTCGTCCTCGGCCGCACGTACGTCGCCAGGCGCTTCACGCACGAGCAGGCGGTCAGCGCGATCGTCGTCTCGTACTACTGGCACTTCGTCGACGTCGTGTGGATCGGCCTGTTCGCGACGATCTACCTGATCAAGTGA
- a CDS encoding DEDD exonuclease domain-containing protein, with product MTAAPLTPRWDAQRSFDELGRPLHDVTFCVVDLETTGGSVADGDMITEIGAVKVRGGEVLGEFQTLVNPHTSIPAFIAVLTGITNGMVADAPPIGAALPAFLEFAAGSVLVAHNARFDVGFLRHFAREQDIAWPDFEVLDTVKLARHVVGRDEAPNHKLSSLARVFRAGTTPNHRALADARATVDVLHGLMERLGGLGVQTLEELQGYSSKVASAARRKRHLAEHLPHAPGVYLFRDDSARVLYIGTSRDLRRRVRSYFTASEKRTRIGEMVQIASSVSGVECATPLEASVRELRLIAEHKPPYNRRSRHPEKVTWLKLTREPWPRLSLVKRVLDDDADYLGPFSSRAAAESSLAALHEVFPIRQCNDRFGHRPQRTACVLAEMERCLAPCDGSVDPQTYAAVVRQLRDTLLTRPDDVVDLVHARMSALAEQERFEEAAHHRDRLADFVRAAARTQRLTALTGCPEVVAARREDDGRWAVHVVRHGRLAAAGVIPAGADAVAYVEGLRASAETVLPTIGPTPAATAEESERILRWLESPGVRLVEVVGEWACPVQGAGRHATTLLTTTVGA from the coding sequence ATGACCGCAGCACCTCTCACGCCCCGGTGGGATGCGCAGCGCAGCTTCGACGAGCTCGGCCGCCCCCTCCACGACGTCACCTTCTGCGTCGTCGACCTCGAGACCACCGGCGGCTCGGTCGCCGACGGCGACATGATCACCGAGATCGGCGCGGTCAAGGTCCGCGGCGGTGAGGTGCTGGGCGAGTTCCAGACGCTGGTCAACCCGCACACCTCGATCCCGGCGTTCATCGCCGTGCTCACCGGGATCACCAACGGCATGGTCGCCGACGCACCGCCGATCGGCGCGGCGCTGCCGGCCTTCCTCGAGTTCGCCGCGGGGTCCGTCCTGGTCGCCCACAACGCCCGGTTCGACGTGGGCTTCCTGCGTCACTTCGCGCGCGAGCAGGACATCGCGTGGCCCGACTTCGAGGTGCTCGACACCGTCAAGCTGGCCCGCCACGTGGTCGGCCGCGACGAGGCGCCCAACCACAAGCTCTCCTCGCTGGCCCGGGTCTTCCGAGCGGGCACCACCCCCAACCACCGGGCACTCGCCGACGCCCGTGCCACCGTCGACGTGCTGCACGGGCTGATGGAGCGCCTCGGTGGGCTCGGGGTGCAGACGCTCGAGGAGCTGCAGGGCTACTCCAGCAAGGTCGCGAGCGCCGCGCGCCGCAAGCGCCACCTCGCCGAGCACCTGCCGCACGCTCCCGGCGTCTACCTGTTCCGCGACGACAGCGCGCGGGTCCTCTACATCGGCACGTCCCGCGACTTGCGGCGCCGGGTCCGCAGCTACTTCACCGCCTCGGAGAAGCGCACCCGGATCGGCGAGATGGTCCAGATCGCGTCCTCGGTGAGCGGCGTCGAGTGCGCCACACCGCTGGAGGCGTCGGTGCGCGAGCTGCGCCTGATCGCCGAGCACAAGCCGCCCTACAACCGTCGCTCCCGCCATCCAGAGAAGGTCACCTGGCTCAAGCTGACCCGGGAGCCGTGGCCACGGCTCTCCCTGGTCAAGCGGGTCCTCGACGACGACGCCGACTACCTCGGGCCGTTCTCCTCGCGGGCGGCCGCGGAGAGCTCCCTCGCCGCGCTGCACGAGGTGTTCCCGATCCGCCAGTGCAACGACCGCTTCGGCCACCGACCGCAGCGCACTGCCTGCGTCCTGGCCGAGATGGAGCGCTGCCTGGCCCCCTGCGACGGCAGCGTCGACCCGCAGACCTACGCGGCCGTCGTGCGCCAGCTCAGGGACACCCTGCTCACCCGACCCGACGACGTCGTCGACCTGGTGCACGCGCGGATGTCGGCCCTGGCCGAGCAGGAGCGCTTCGAGGAGGCCGCCCACCACCGCGACCGGCTCGCCGACTTCGTCCGTGCTGCGGCCCGCACCCAGCGACTGACCGCGCTGACCGGCTGCCCCGAGGTGGTCGCCGCCCGCCGCGAGGACGACGGCCGCTGGGCCGTCCACGTCGTGCGCCACGGGCGTCTGGCTGCCGCCGGCGTGATCCCGGCCGGCGCCGACGCGGTCGCGTACGTCGAGGGCCTGCGCGCCTCGGCCGAGACCGTGCTGCCCACGATCGGCCCGACCCCCGCCGCGACAGCCGAGGAGTCCGAGCGCATCCTGCGCTGGCTGGAGTCCCCCGGCGTGCGGCTGGTCGAGGTGGTCGGCGAGTGGGCCTGCCCGGTGCAGGGCGCGGGTCGCCACGCGACGACGCTGCTCACCACTACTGTGGGCGCATGA